A portion of the Bacteroidota bacterium genome contains these proteins:
- a CDS encoding TPM domain-containing protein produces MSLFSQQDLHDIEAAVQAAEKKSSGEIVPYFVDASADYPEVFWKLLTYLNSTWTVAALAWFEYGNYWYDLGILEVILIGLTIGVLSTLLLVRIPFVIRLLADRDSVDRAVTSRAAEAFLSEEVFRTRDRSGILIFISELEHRVLIVGDSGINAKVKAGTWDSLVTDLIASIRQKKAAAGLIAAIDQCGTVLKEAGVTRRDDDTDELGNTLRKG; encoded by the coding sequence ATGTCACTTTTTTCCCAACAGGATCTTCATGACATCGAGGCGGCGGTTCAGGCGGCCGAAAAAAAATCGTCGGGTGAAATTGTCCCGTATTTCGTCGATGCCTCTGCCGACTATCCCGAGGTATTCTGGAAGTTGCTCACTTATCTGAACTCCACCTGGACGGTGGCCGCCCTGGCCTGGTTCGAATACGGAAATTACTGGTACGATCTGGGTATTCTCGAAGTCATTCTGATCGGACTGACCATTGGTGTGCTATCCACCTTGTTACTGGTTAGAATTCCCTTCGTTATCCGGTTGCTTGCCGATCGCGATTCAGTAGACCGGGCGGTGACTTCACGGGCGGCCGAGGCTTTTCTTTCGGAAGAGGTTTTTAGAACCCGTGACCGGTCGGGCATTCTCATTTTTATTTCAGAACTGGAACACCGTGTGCTCATTGTCGGTGATTCCGGAATCAATGCCAAGGTAAAGGCGGGAACGTGGGATTCACTGGTTACCGACCTGATTGCATCGATCCGGCAGAAAAAAGCCGCGGCTGGATTAATTGCGGCTATTGATCAGTGTGGCACTGTTCTGAAAGAGGCAGGTGTCACCCGGCGTGATGATGACACCGATGAACTCGGAAATACGCTTAGGAAAGGGTGA
- a CDS encoding GxxExxY protein gives MKSAEELNVISKLIVDSFYSVHAELGPGLLESVYEVCLIQELKIRKLNTLSQVSLPVIYKGQKLDKHYIVDLLVEDEIIIEIKSVDLVLPVFKSQLLSYMRLSGKRLGFLVNFNVPVIKSGIQRVVNNF, from the coding sequence TTGAAATCTGCGGAGGAGTTAAATGTAATCAGTAAATTAATTGTTGATTCATTTTACTCAGTCCATGCTGAACTGGGCCCCGGATTACTGGAATCAGTCTATGAGGTTTGCCTGATTCAGGAATTAAAAATCAGAAAACTGAATACGCTTAGCCAGGTAAGTTTGCCAGTCATATACAAAGGTCAGAAATTGGACAAGCACTATATTGTGGATTTGCTTGTTGAAGATGAAATCATTATTGAAATCAAATCAGTCGATCTGGTGCTGCCGGTATTTAAATCACAATTGCTTTCTTATATGCGTCTTTCTGGAAAGCGGTTGGGGTTTCTGGTGAATTTTAATGTTCCGGTCATTAAATCCGGAATTCAACGAGTAGTAAACAATTTTTAA
- a CDS encoding agmatine deiminase family protein: MKKLNYRFPAEWEPHKATWLSWPHKEASWPGKLESVYPVYSQFIREMARGEEVHININDESMEQSARHWLETTGGLPSNVFFHRFPTNDAWCRDHGPAFLINPQESQKKVIVDWGYNAWGGKYPPFDLDDVVPTRIAEYYGIPVYHPGIVMEGGSVDFNGRGTLLTTTACLLNENRNPHLTQAQIEEFLVSYYGVDHILWLGDGIVGDDTDGHIDDITRFVNPTTVVTVVEKKKSDENYDILQENLKMLKTMRLESGKQMDIVEIPMPAPVIYEDQRLPASYANFYIANSGVMVPTYRCKQDDEAIAILESVFKDRPVIGLDSTDIIWGLGSFHCLSQQEPEV; this comes from the coding sequence ATGAAAAAACTCAATTACCGGTTTCCCGCTGAATGGGAACCACACAAAGCCACCTGGCTCTCATGGCCACACAAGGAAGCCTCCTGGCCGGGCAAACTCGAGTCGGTTTACCCCGTCTATTCGCAATTCATCCGGGAGATGGCCCGCGGTGAGGAAGTTCATATTAACATCAATGATGAATCCATGGAACAATCGGCCCGTCACTGGCTGGAAACGACCGGCGGCTTGCCATCCAACGTATTCTTTCATCGCTTTCCCACCAATGATGCCTGGTGTCGCGATCACGGTCCGGCCTTTTTGATCAATCCGCAGGAATCCCAAAAAAAGGTCATTGTGGATTGGGGATACAATGCCTGGGGAGGAAAATACCCGCCCTTCGACCTGGATGATGTGGTCCCGACGCGGATAGCGGAATATTATGGTATTCCGGTTTATCACCCGGGCATCGTCATGGAAGGGGGGTCGGTGGATTTCAACGGACGCGGAACCTTGCTTACCACCACGGCCTGTCTGCTGAATGAGAACCGGAATCCGCACCTGACACAGGCGCAGATCGAGGAATTTCTGGTTTCATACTATGGAGTCGATCACATTCTCTGGCTGGGTGATGGAATTGTGGGGGATGATACCGACGGACATATTGATGATATCACCAGGTTTGTGAATCCGACCACTGTGGTCACCGTGGTAGAAAAGAAAAAGTCCGACGAGAATTACGACATCCTTCAGGAAAACCTGAAAATGCTGAAAACCATGCGGCTGGAATCGGGCAAACAGATGGATATCGTGGAAATTCCCATGCCGGCTCCTGTTATCTATGAAGATCAGCGGCTGCCGGCTTCCTATGCCAATTTTTACATTGCAAACTCGGGCGTCATGGTTCCCACCTATCGGTGTAAACAGGATGACGAAGCCATTGCCATTCTCGAATCGGTATTTAAAGACCGCCCAGTGATCGGATTGGATTCCACCGATATCATCTGGGGTCTGGGAAGTTTTCATTGTCTGAGTCAGCAGGAGCCGGAGGTATAG